The nucleotide sequence GCGATCGCGTCGTGTACGGCACCAAAATCGGCTACGACATCTACGACGCCGCGGCGCAGTCCGCCCGCCGCGGCCAGAGCGAGCTGCCCCAGCGCTTCGAGCCGGCCTTCATGCGCCACGCGGTCGAACAGTGCCTGCGCCGTCTGAACACCGACTACATCGACGTGCTCCAGCTGCACAACGTGAAGATGCAGCACGTCCGCGATCCGTTAGTCTGGGAGACGATGCGCGCCCTCACGCGCGAAGGGAAAATCCGGGCCTGGGGCGCCGCGTTCGGCCCCGCCATCGGCTGGCTGTACGAAGCGGTGGAGCTCGTCGAACGCGAACCGGACATCAACACCATCCAGATGATCTGGAACATCCTCGAGCAGCACCCCGGCACGGCCATGCTCGAGGCGGCGCGGGCCCACGCGCCTAACTGTGTGTTCAACATCCGCGTCACCCACGCGTCGGGCATGCTCGAGGGCAAGTACAGCGAAGACACGGTGTTCCCCGAGCACGACCACCGCCGCCACCGGCCCCGGTCGTGGCTCGTCAACGGCGTCCGCAAAGTCAAGACGCTCGACTTCCTCACCACGCGGGCGACGTTAGGCCAGGCGTCCCTCCAGTGGCTCCTCGCCGAGCCGCGCGTCGTCACCACGCTGCCCAACATTTACGACCGCGAGCAGCTCGCCGAATTCGCCGCCGCATCAGATGCGCCGCCGCTCACGCCCGAACAAATGCGGCGCGTCGCCGAGCTCGCGCGGCAGAATTTCGGCGTCGTCGAGGAGCCGATGACCTACAAGGGCACGATGCACCGGCCGTCCGACGCCGACGCCGCCCGCGCGCCGCAACCCGCGGCCCCGTGATCCACCCCTGGCACGACCTGCCGCCCGGACCGCATCCGCCGGACGAGGTCACGACCGTCGTCGAGATCCCGAGCGGCAGCAAGAACAAATACGAGCTGGACAAGCGATCGGGCCTCTTTCGCCTCGATCGCGTGCTGTTCTCGGCTGTCCACTACCCGGGCGACTACGGCTTCATCCCGCGTACGCTCGCCGAGGACCACGACCCGTGCGACGTCCTCGTGCTCCTCAACGAGCCGACCTTCCCGGGCTGCCAGATCGATACCCGACCCATCGGCGTGCTGCGGATGCTGGACCGCGGCGAGCTCGACTACAAGATTCTTGGCGTGCCCAGCCATGATCCCTTCTACGCCGAGTTCTTCGACATCGCCGACATCCCGCAGCACTATCTCAAGGAAGTCGAGCACTTCTTCCACATCTACAAGGACCTTGAAGGCAAACGTGTCCAGACGGTCGGATGGGAGAAGAGCGACATCGCCTTGCGCGTGATCGACGACGCCATCCGGCGATACGACGAACAGTTCGTAGTGGCATCCGGTCCGTGAACGATCGCATGACGCCCATGCAATCGTCGTCACAGTCCAAGGTCGGCGTGCTGTTCGTGTCGGACCAGCCGGGGCGGTTGCAGGCGCTGCGGCAAAGTGCGCTCGCCGGTCGCGAAGTGTTTCTCTGGACTGACGATCACGAACGCGTTCCCGATTGGTCCGTTCCGCTGCACGGCGATCCATCGAAATCTGAGACGTTCGCGCCGCTGGAGGGGCGCGACGCCATCGCGGTCATCGACCTCGCCGACGAATCGCGGGCGCGCCGCGTGGCGCGCGCCGTGCGCGCCGCGTTCCCGCCGGGGTCGATTCTGGTCATCGACCACTGGCGCAGCGCACACCATGGACCGGCACGCGATGGCCTTCGCTGGTTGGACGAGGGCGAGCTGCTCGCCGACGCGATCGAGCTCGTGGTGCGCCGCGTGGCATCGCACAAGCGCCTGCGCGGCCTGCGCCGCGCGCTACGCGGGAGCCGGACGTGCGCGTTCCTGGTGCAGAACGACCCGGACCCCGATGCGATTGCCTCGGCCCTCGCGCTGCGTCGCGCGTTAGGCCTGAGGCCCGAGCGCTCGCCGATCATCACGTTAGGCTACGTCACGCGCCCCGAAAATCGCCGCCTCATCGAGGAGCTGGGCATCCTCGTCAAGCACGTCACGCGCCGCCAGCTCGCCGACTGGGTGCCGCTCGTGCTCGTCGACGTGCAGCCGCCGTACTTCACGGTGCCGCTGCCCGAAGTGGCGGCCGTGCTGGATCACCATCCCACGAGCGGCCCCTACCGCGCCAGCTACCGCGACGTGCGCACGTGGTTCGGCGCGAGCGCGACGATGGCCGCCGAGTATCTGCTCGCATCGACCGACGAAGAAATCGCGACGCCGCTGGCGACCGCGCTGCTCTACGGCATCGTCACCGACACAAAGTCGCTGTCGCGGTCGGCCAGCGACGACGACCTGCAGATGTTCGCGTATCTGTTCCCGCGCGCCGATCAGGCGATGCTGCGCCGCATCCAGCATCCGTCGTACGGCACGCTGGCGCTCAAGCGGTTCGGCGAAGCGTTGCAGCGGCCGCGCGTCCACGGCGGACTGGCGTACGTGCACCTGGGCCGTCTGCCCGAGGATCAGGAACACATCGTCGCGCAGCTGGCCGAATTCTGCCTCGGCATGGCCGGCGCGTCGGTGTCCGCGGTCTCGGGCGTGTTCGGCGAGAATCTGGTGATGAGCACGCGCGCGCTGTCGCCCGAGGCAAAGTTAGGCGATCGGCTGCGCGCGGCGTTCAAGCGCTATGGCAGCGCGGGCGGCCACCCGGTGATGGCGAAGGCGGTCATGGGCCTCGACCAATGGCGGCGCGACCACCCGTTCCGCGACACACGCTCCCTCGAGCGCACCGTGCAGCAGGCCTTACGCAAAGCGCTCGCCGTGTCCTCGAACGGGACACGGCCCGTCGTCAGCTCGCCTTCCGGAGCACGAGCGCGGCATTGATCCCGCCGAAGCCGAACGAGTTCGACAACAGCAGCTCGGGTTGCGCGGCGCGGCCGATCCGCGGGATGTAGTCCAGGTCGCAGCCGTCGCCGGGCGTGGCCAGGTTCACGGTGGGCGGCAGCCAGTCGCGCGTCATGGCGAGCGCGCAGATGGCGGCTTCGATCGCCCCGCTCGCGCCTAACGCATGCCCGTAGTAGCCCTTGGTGCCGCTCACCTGCATCCGGTAGGCGTGGTCGCCGAACACGTGCTTGATGGCCAGCGTCTCCGTAGCGTCGTTGAGCGGCGTCGAGCTCCCGTGCGCATTGACGTAGTCGATCTCGTCCGGGCGCACGTGCGCATCGTCCAACGCGCGCCGCATCGACCGCGCGGCCTGCGAGCCATCGGGGCGCGGCGCGGTCATGTGGTAGGCGTCGTTGGACATCCCGAAGCCCAGCACTTCGCCGTAGATCGGCGCGCCGCGTGCAATCGCCCGTTCGCGCTCTTCGAGCACCAGCACCGAGGCCGCCTCGGCCATCACGAACCCATCGCGGTCGCGATCG is from Gemmatimonadaceae bacterium and encodes:
- a CDS encoding aldo/keto reductase → MHHREFPGTGVSVSEVGFGLWTLSTGWWGEKTDDEAVAMLREAYDTHGVTFFDAADAYGNGRSERQLATAFGTMRDRVVYGTKIGYDIYDAAAQSARRGQSELPQRFEPAFMRHAVEQCLRRLNTDYIDVLQLHNVKMQHVRDPLVWETMRALTREGKIRAWGAAFGPAIGWLYEAVELVEREPDINTIQMIWNILEQHPGTAMLEAARAHAPNCVFNIRVTHASGMLEGKYSEDTVFPEHDHRRHRPRSWLVNGVRKVKTLDFLTTRATLGQASLQWLLAEPRVVTTLPNIYDREQLAEFAAASDAPPLTPEQMRRVAELARQNFGVVEEPMTYKGTMHRPSDADAARAPQPAAP
- a CDS encoding inorganic diphosphatase, with protein sequence MIHPWHDLPPGPHPPDEVTTVVEIPSGSKNKYELDKRSGLFRLDRVLFSAVHYPGDYGFIPRTLAEDHDPCDVLVLLNEPTFPGCQIDTRPIGVLRMLDRGELDYKILGVPSHDPFYAEFFDIADIPQHYLKEVEHFFHIYKDLEGKRVQTVGWEKSDIALRVIDDAIRRYDEQFVVASGP